The Chroicocephalus ridibundus chromosome 4, bChrRid1.1, whole genome shotgun sequence genome contains the following window.
TCACCATGCGGCCCAGCTCCGCTTCACAACCAAAAATCCTACCCTTCACCTTCagttcttcccctcttttcctcttgTAGGTGTGCAATGAAATCAATTTTCTTGCCCAGGTGATGGCAAATTTTGTACATGATTTAGCAGGTAAATatccttgtttttttctgttttctttttttctatgcgACTTTTAACATTTGCGGCCCAGCAGGGCAGTAGCCACATCCATCAAAAAGGTCCTTTGAAAATGTGTATGGGATCCCAAGACCTCAGACAACATCAAAATAAACTTTAGCAATGTTATGCTTTGAATTTTCTGCATCCGGTTGATTTTTAAGGGTGATTGCACTGgttgaaagacatttttcagttCATAAAGTTATTTATCCTCCATTATTTAACAACCAGAGGTGCAGGACAGCTGCAGAAAGACTGATGTTAGCTAGAACAGGAGCATGCATTGGACTGTTGGGGATGAGATATTACAGCACCTGTATCTGCCTGCTGAAGATTTTCCCATGGTTCCCAGTCCCAAAGATCAGGGAAAGGGAGCAGAATGTAAAATTGAGAGTAATTACCCATATTTCCCAGTGGAGAAACTGAGTCGGTGAGTAGCAGCAGGATCAGCACTAGCACCCAAAGGAGTGGGACCCTCCAGTCCCATCCCTGTGTCCTTTTATAACTCCCAGTAACCTCCTGCACCAAGTCCTAAAAGCCACTGTCGCAAGCTCTGCTTAAGCTCATGTTTCTGGTGtgaggtttttgtgttttcttcctgcagcaaATTTTGTCCAGGATGAGGATATCAGACTTGATATCTCCCTCGCATCAGTtcctttaataaaagcaaattacCTGGAATCACACCACAAGGTAAAGTAACCTGGGCTGCAGAGACCAAAGGTCTTCTGGTGCTGATGTTGGCTgaagggctggctggggctggtcccTCGCCGCCACGGGGTGCTGCTGCGCTGCAGCCCAAGGGAGGTCTGCAGCGTGGGCTGATGCCAGCCTTTCACCCAGCTGAGCAGCTTCCTCTCTGCTCCAAGTCCAGCCAGGCCGTTGCCTTGCAATGAAAATGCAGACATTGACATTTTGTCCTGTCTTCCTGCTGCTCGTCATGGTAGATACGCTTGCTTTCCTTTAAAGGGCCTTGTGCTGTACAAGAACTACTCTGATGTCTTCAGCGACTCTGTTTTCTCCCCGTCGCTGCTGACGGAGTCCCGAATGCTCTACTTCTGGCTGTCCGAACACATCCTCAACTCCCTGGCTTCAGCAGCTTTCTTAGATAAGCGCCTGGGATTGACCATCGGAGGGGAGAAGCTGCAGGTGACTATTTCAGGGGTGGTTCCCTCCTTACCTCATATGTTGAGGAAGAGAGTAAAAAATTGTCTAAATACTGTTTTTTGGTGAGAGATAGTTTCTGTGGAAGATAGAAAGATAGTGACTGTAGTCAGTCACTACATGTGATCCTGGTCAGAAACTGGTACCTTCTTAGCAAGTATGCGCTCCCAGGTAGTGTTATGCCTTAGAGCAATAGCATCAGCTGATAGAAAACTTGTCTTCTGAGTTATAAAGTGACATGATTTTCTGTggagggggtgagggtggggTGGTGAAAGGGGGTGAAAGGCCTCTGAGCTGGCCACAAGCCACACATCAGCGCTCTGGCCCATCCAGCCTGCATCAGGGCTAACCATAACTTCCACTCTCATTTTTCTACAAcctgtttctggtttgtttctgaAGGCGCTGTTTGAAATGGAAGACACGGAAGCGCAGCGGAAGGCAGTGCAGATGGTAACTGCCTTTTACGTCAAACAAGGAACTTTTCGAATGGATTCTGTTGCATTCTAACGTCTCGTGTCCTTCCCTTGACAACTCAAGAGTCTTGGGTGGGCCTGATGGGGAAACCCAGGGACTGATGGAGAAATGCCTGTGCTTTGCAAGGAGGATTTCTCCACGCTCCATGCTGGCACAGCTTCCCTGAAACCCGGTTGAGTTATTGGGCTTGTGTGAACTGGCGGGGGAATTGGGGACTATGAAGGGGATGCAGCTGTGTGGAAAGTTGGTGTGAAATTGGGACGTGGTATGGAAAAAGCCTGACTCTTGTGTTGCTCCTTATCTGACCAGATTTTTCAAGGCACCTCCTATAATGACTCGGTGGCCAAGGTGTGGAGTCTCGTCCATCCCCAAATCTCTGTTCAGCCTGAAGGGACAGTCGTGAAGTCCTTGGTAGGAGCGGAGATCAGCATCTTTCCCCCGGGAGAAGAGCCCCTGATGGTTCTGTACATGGAGAAGGtcagttcttccttctcctgaCTGTGAAGACCTTGGGACAGGCTCTGTGCTGAGTATGGACCACTCCTGGTGTGCAGGAACAGCAACGGCAGGGAGCCCTTTGGGAAGGGTGGGTGCCTAAACCATGGGAAGTGGAGAAGGCATATCAGTTCCTTCTAACACTCCCATCTCTTCCCTCAACGTTTGAGGCTGGGAATGATGATAGTGACCGTGTTGGCTCAATGCCTCCTCTATTAGGCCAGCCCATCACTGGTGTGCAAGGTGGTAAGTCCAGCACTGGGAAGCTCTGATGAGCCCCCATTAACCTGTATCGGACACAGGGAAACTCCTTTAGCTGAGGTATTTCAGGAGCACCAtggaaatgtatttcttttgaaatcttcTCGTTCCCAAATTCTGGCTCTAGCCCCCATGTTGAGGATGGTTGTCTCCGAAATGAAGACACAGCTCTGAAGAATGTGAAGCTCCAAATATAACCTTttcatctgtgtgtgtgtctgtatggaAGTTCCTCCTTACACTGTGTTTTACCCCAAACTGCTTTATACAGAACCTaaggaggcagaaaaaagaaatgccagcagCCTTGCCGTCATGGGTAATATCACAAGAGAGCAGTGTGTTTGTCCAGCCGTGTAATTACAGGCTGGTATGCACACTGAACCCTGCACAAAAGCAAATCACTGCCTGAGGGTAGATCAGATTCTTTTGAAAGGGTTAAATTGTAATCTTCTGAGGGCTGGAATAGAGAATAATTCTCTCCTGCCCTCTGCAAGTATCCTACGTTAGGGTGCTACAGGGCAATGCGCACGGCTGTTTTTTGTGCTCCAGGCGATATCTCAAAATCAATTTCTGGTAGGAGCGCAGAAGCACTAAAATTGTGGCTCTCAGGATGTGGCCTCCTCCTGGCCTGCCAGACCCCTGGTTGTGACCCGCAACTGCATCACAAAATACTCCTTTTAAACGAATGTTCACAAAGcaagaaaatgagacaaaaagtCCAGAATTCAgagattactttcttttttaatttggttaTCAACGCAAACACTATGGGTAAGAGTACTTGGGGTAGCCCTGGCTACCTTGAGACCTTTCATGTTGAGATGGATGGTCACTGGGAAACAGCACCCTATGTAACCATTTCCTTCCTTGTGCAGGATTTGGTTCACAAAGTGGCAAAAACATCAGTCCTGTGGATGAGCCAGTCTGGAGCCCCGCAGGCTGAGGCTGTAGGCATCAGGGAGGAGTTTGTTGCATGCAAATGGAGAAGGAATATCCTTCTCTAGTAATAATCTGGAGGTAAAGCCAGAATGATGTTGAACTCTGGGTCATAGAAAGCAAACTGCAATTTCCAAATGGAGCTCCCTGCTATAAGGCAAGATGAGCTACATCTCAACTCTGCCGTTCATCTCTGTGCAGGAAATCACAGTCACCATACAAGCTGCCTATGCGGAAAAGAAACTCATTTTGCACCCTGTGGACTCCAGGTGGGTACTGTGGTTTCCCGTGGGACTCATTGCCTCTTTTAGCCCTTGTCTGAGAGCAGCACAAaaagagcatctctgcagccCTTACTGacgttttttctcccttttaccctTCCTCCAGGACAGAGTTTAAAGTCTTTAAATGCACAGCTGATCCAAGTGGGGTAAGTCCTAAGCAAGCATTCTCTAGGCCGTTTGTTGCTAAACAATGTCTTTAAAACCTTTTTGTACAAATTTTCTGGCTTTCAGAATGACCCATCCGTAAGAAACTTCCTGCAAACAATGATCTCAGTTGTCGGAATCCCAGAAGTGATTTCAAGTGAGTTTTCCCTTTGGGGAAGTGTCAATGTATTCCATAAGAGATCCAATATCAGATCTCCTAATCCTACGCACTGAAAAAATACATCAATAACCCtgacagctggggaggggagaaccATGTTACTGATGCAAATTTCTACTGGATTCACTTGGGGAATGGCCAACCCTTTGTAAATcgctgggagaaaggaaaagtaagTTTTCCGCCAGGCTGAAGGTCGTGGGGCGCTGGGGAACAATTTTGGCAACAGGCAGCCAAGGTCGCAGTAAGCAGCAAGCCAGGATGGCTGTACCCGTAACTGGGTGGGTTTACTGATTCCATAGGGATCGAACCAGCTCTGACTTCACTGATGAACAGCAAAGGGCTTCACCTATTTGAGATCAGAAATCCTGAGATTATCACAAGAAAGGTAAGCAGTGTCCAGAAATACATGACTCTCAAAGCCCTTCTTGGGAGTGCGGCATAAACtaatataatactttttttttttctctcctccctttttaGGGATACGTAATTGTACAACTCGACTTTAGCTTCCCGAATCATTTGCTGCTTGATTTTCTTGAGAAAAGATTATAGAGGTGATCTCTTCACACAGGAGTCTACAAACAGAAAGATCGTATGTGAACCAATTAAAACTTAAGCTGATTTAAATCAGCTTTccttgaattttctttcctttttcctgagaaaCGCTCCAATTTGTGTGCAACTGTACTTCCACGGAGCCTTTCCTCTGCAAAGATCTTGAAGTCCGCACCTCTGTGCACGCTACTTTTTCAGGATCTTTAAAGGACTTGTCTGCTTAGGAGTGAGGGCTGGACCCTCCAAGGGCTCTGGGTCAGCACTCACAGGAGGCAGCAGAAATGGGCTTTCCCCACCTTTTGGCATCTCTGTTGTTACGTTTTGGAAATGAAGCACCTTTTGCGCTGATCGTGGGTTTCATTTCTACCATGAGCCAAGAGGCTCCTGGTTTTGACCGACTTTAGCAACACGCATGACATTACCAAAATCCAAGTAAGTTCAGAACTAGTTATTGCTAAAAGACCTGAGCCTGGCTGAAAAAAGTAAATGGGATATGAATGTACAGTGCAGTACAGTAACAGAGAGGTCTTGTGCCCTGGGTGCTTTCTGTGCAGAGCCTGTAGACTTTGTATAGAGCTCTAGGCAAATTGTTACACCCATGTTGTTGAGACAGAGGGAGTAAACTTcagagaagcaataaaaatgataagGAAGCCAAAGAGATTATAGGAGAAAGTGCAAGTGTCCAGTCAGACAGCAGGTTCCTGTTCTTCCCTACTGCAGCGCAATAATTTATCTGAAGTGGCATAGATATTTTCCTGTACCAATTCATGcttccctttttttaacttgtcttttCACTTGGAAGTGCTCTCAGGCCCCAAACCTCAGACTGCAGTTTTGATCACATTAACAAAGGCAGAGGATGATGTTCTCATCCCGCGCATAGCCACATTAAAGCTGGGGCTTCCACAGGGAAGCCTGCAAGGCTGGTAGCAGCATGGCCTCAGTTTCTCGGGCTCCCTGGGCATGGCGGTTGCTCTATCCCATGGATGTCCTCCCTGGGGAATGAGCCAGGACTCTTCTAGATCTGTTCTTCTCCCACCGTCAATGCCATCAAGCTCCCTCAGCACTTCCTTGCTCCACATGACTGCTGGGTTTAACATCTCTTTAGTGGCTGCGGTGCCAAGGCTGGGGCACGCTGCGTGAGCTGACTTTACCGGTCGCTCCATGGCAGCCAAGGTTTATCTTGCTGGTCCTCAACCAGCCGTGTCTGTGGCGCAGTCGGAGCCAAGGGGCATGAAATGCGTGACACCACGGTGTGGCTTTGAAGGAGCTCTGGTGTAGAGGGCAACTCtccacctcccttcccctcctgcccccataACTGCCTCCGCCGGCTATTCCCATGCTGGCTAAGGGCTTGTCCCTGCTCCCTCTTGCTCTAAAGCCACCCATGCTGAGGTGCCATTTTCCCTCTCTGCATGGCAACGTCTCCTGAAGACCACGGGAACCGGCTTCTGCCAAGCCAGggccctctgctcctcctgaatGTCATCCCGCTAGAATGAAGAGCATTAATAAcaaagaaatggcagaaaaatgGTATTTGGTGGTGCCTTGTGCCGCTGCAGGAGCGGGGGTGTCCGCTGAGGCCATTCAGCGGTGACAGGCCCTCAGGGACGGGCAAGGCGTCTGTCCTCGCATGGGGGAGCGGGGACTCTGCCGAAGGGGGGGAAGATGCAGGAAAGCGGCCCGAGGCTCTCTGAGGTGCctccctgtggggctgcggcGCCCACCGCGAAGTGGTAGCCAAAGTTCCCCCCCCGCGACCCGGCGGGTCGCCTGAGGGGCGCCTCGACCCCCGCCACAAAACGGCGGCCCCGccgggagctgaggcggggaggagcggCCGGGGCCGGTCTTCGCCGAGCCTGGCGCGGAGCCTGAGCCGCTGCTGGTATCCCACGTGTTTTCCCGGCAAAGCAGCTTCCTCGCCGGGGCGGTTTCGGTTtacggggcggccgcggcggggcggtcCTGAGCCGCAGCCGTCGTCGTTATGGGAGCGCGGCGGGACGGACCGACGGCAAGGTGAGTGGCCGCGGGTAGGTAGACCCGGGccggggaggaggtggaagggaggACGGGGCAGCGTCGTCCGACGCTGCCCCGTcctcccttccacctcctccctgccccggggCGAAGGCATCGTGCAGGAGCACCCCACGAGGGTTTAGATTTGGGGGGACCGGGGGGTCTGGCTGCGCCATGTTTAAGGCTAAGGTCACTTGCTGGTGCCTTTTGCTCCCGGCGCCAGGGAGCAAATACCACAAAACCCCAATACGGCAGCGTTTGCCAGCGAGAACGGCGTCTGGGAGGCCATCAAGGATGGGAGGGAGGATTTTTAGGCGTGGAAACTGCGAGTTTGGCCATAAAGGGGTTGCGTTGGTAGTGCCGTGGCGGTTCCTGGCCTGGTGGGAACACTGGTGGGAGGTGTACTGGGGGAAACCCGGGGGGGGGGATTGCAAAATGGGGCAAAACACGGCTGGTGGGTGCTGCCTGTCGCCTCCCCAGCCGCCCCTCAACCACCCTCAGTCCCTACCAGCCGCCCCCAGTTCTCCCCGAGCTCGCCCATCCCCAGCGCCATGCTGGAGACAAGACCACCAGAGCAAGCATTTCTATCGCAAGTCTTTGTATCAGGACctcgttattttatttttttttcctgataaacgAATTTTTGAAAAGGCGCCATGGGCCATTTTGCCTCATCTGGGACTCAGCTGCATCTGCTTTTCCAACTTAGCTTCTCTGACATCTAGGAAAACGTTGATAATATTTCGCTACTTGTCGCACCCTATCTGCTAGATACAGAGATATGGAGGTCTCTGCCCACAGTTCTAACTAGAAACCATGGATTTTTCCTCAAATCATTCATATCTGCTGCGTTCTCACTTAAAACTTGTCCTCATTCTAAAGGAAAAGCaggttgcttttttccctcagATATAATGGAAACAGTAAATACATATTTCCTCATGTGCCAGAGTAATCAGacatgcatataaataaaaagagTCCTATTGTGAGAGCCTTAACGGCAACCAAGTCAGAGTTTACTCCAATGAGAGTGTTTGCCTCTGAGTCTTTGGACCACTCTCCGAAAGCTTTACGTAATTTATCACCTGGCTATAGATTTTTAggctatagattttttttctaggataACACTATTCTGCGGTTCTGATTGGTTTATTTTGCTCATCACACTGTTTTTACCACGGATGAGTTGCAGTTGGGGAATTCCTAGccattttactttcattttgctgtgggttttgcCCCTCAGGTGCCAAaaggcagcaaagggctacgTGCCACGGGAGAGCGGAGGGTTAGCAAGCGAAGAAATCCAGGCAGTGGATGTTGTCCCGCAGCTCTTTTGTTTTGTGGGCCCCCGGTTTGATTTTGGTGCCGCTGCTCTGTTTCTGGGCTTCTGGTAAGTAGCATGTGCTCCTCGGAAAGAAGCATGCGAGATTTGCAACAGGGGGCTTCAcgtttcagttttatttttcctggctggGAATGTTGTGAATGCCAAGTTGGGCAGGAGGGGAGACGTAATTTTGCAATGTTTTATTATGGTGTTTCTGCATCTGGGGGAGGGACGAGGGCAAGGCTCAAGGCTCGAaagttttctgtctcttcttgggaggtttttgtgctttgttttgagCTCAGAGACATTTGATTGTAGGTTGCTGCCCATCTTTTCTGACTTATTTAGCAGAGCAGTAGTAGTACAGGAGCTGTGCAGTATCGCCTGAGCTTTCATCTgacttttcagtgttgttttgttCCTGAATATGAGTCTTTCATTAATTCCTACGAGTGTAGTCTTTGCCTGAATGGCTTTCAGTCTTCATTGGCATTAAggtctgatttatttatttacttatttaatacAGTCTTATTAAGTAGGTAGTTCTTGGTCATCAGGGGAATAAAGTCAGGGCATTGCTGTCTACAGGTTTCTGGTTTTGCctggagaaataaaaagttaaagtCCCTAAAGGCTGACTGATCAGGCTTCGGGGAAAGGAAGTTTGTTTTACAGGAATCCCTGTTATTTTGGAGTTTCTTTAAATATGAAGtgtttgaatgttttcttttaagctttctgGTTAATTGAAACatagtttcctttgtttttaatgcatGTGTTACTATTGGCATTCTTTATTTGTATAATTGAGAATAtaaattgtgataaatgatttaatcgcaaacaggattccaattagaatttataatttattaaaggaacaaaggcaagcaaacagcgctcgGTGTGCCaggggtctctgcccaaccaagacacacaccttacagacctcatttttggtttatatctcctatactaatacatattcataactgcctctaaaatggttggcccttgccaaaaatgggtgtatcccccctcttacaggtcactatgcagataacaacaggtccggtttaagttggtattctagaatgttcgccaggtggctcctgcaaaacacagacacggcagacacaccgtctcgtctgcggccagacagacaaaacaatcaaaggtcacacttcaccctgtggccctaacactgttccacactgacgcgaatcagttaagcacatttcacataaattaatttcataataaaacattttgagtGAAAACTTGGAGTCCTTTCCAGTAAGGTTCAGAGTCTCAGGTGTTGGCATCATGGAAGTAGCCTGAAGAGAAAACTGATCCTGATTAAGCCTAAATTTCATTTCACTGGGcacttttttattgttcttgttaGAATAGTGAATGAGAGGCATTAGAGAATTTTTACAAACTAGGAGTTTTACCCACATTTGACGGATCCCAGAGCTGCCTCACTTTTTCTACAATGCATCCCGAAAGCTTGATCTGGAACGGGAACCTGGGTAGAGTCTTTCTTGCAGCAAGTACTGTATTATAACAGTATATGGTGATGCTGCATAATAACCAACTTGTGACACGAGTTTCACCTGAGGAGTCAGAGGTTGGTAAAAGAGCCTACAGCATCACCAGCTTTGCTCTTATCGGATGTCTGCTTGGCTTTCGGAGCACAGGAACAGGAGAGACTGATTAGATCCTTCCCATGCAGTCCTCTCAGTACTGGTTATATCCTTTTGGCTCCATCTCAGAACATCCGAGGCTGTTCGAAGAGGCAGTACAGAGAGGGCTGGATTATGGGAGAAGCGGGATCCTCTTAAATATGAGTGGGACAAACTTCTTGAGCAGTTTGACCTTCAGTGCTTCAACCCAGtgcctgctttttgttttgtcttcagcTCCTGGGTGCATGCTGTGCCCCGCAGTGATGTGGGGAGGTGATGTTATCTCTGCATGGTGTGCCCCATGGAGTGGCGTGGCTCTGCTGGGAGGTCACTCCAGCATGTGCATAACTTTCCAATGCATTAGGAGTTGTCTGTGCGTGGAGGAGAAGGTCTTGGCTCTTTCTATCAGAGCGCCCTTCTGTCTTGCACCTCTATTTTGAGTTCTTCCGTCAGCTCCATAGGAGAGCTCTCACTTTCCTGCTTGGCCAGGTCAAGAAGTCCGCAAAAATAAAAAGCCCGAAGGCCTCTGGCTCACTTTACTGTAGGTACCTGAATGGTCAGCGTAGAGGAGAGCATGTCTGTGGAGTGAGGGCTGAACACTAGAGAGGGTGGGCTCTGCAGCACGACACCCCTGTCCCTCGACCCTGGCAGTGGTGGGGTTGCTGCCGCTGTTGTGTTGGGAAGGTGCTCAGGAGCTGAGGAACGGCACTGTGTGCGCCAGCCTCATTAGGGGATGAAATGATTCTACCCAACAGGACATTTCCACTTAACAGTGTTACCGTCTTTCTGCTGAACTAGGTTGGTCAGTGTCGCATCCCCACCCCACGTAAACTTGGGTGTTACAGCAGCTGTGTGAATTTTTCCCACaccatagaatcgtagaatcatagcatcattatggttggaagagacctttaagatcatcaagtccaactgttaacttaACAccgacaagtccaccactaaaccacgtccctcggcaccacgtctaccccttttaaatacctccagggatggtgactcagccccttccctgggtagcctgttccagtatttgacaaccattttggtgaagaaattgttcctaatatccaatctaaacctcccctggcgcaacttgaagctgtttcttcttgtcccatcacctgttccttgggagaagagactgaccccccctggctgcaccctcctttcagggagttgcagagagcgagaaggtctcccctcagcctcctcttctgcaggctgaacacccccagctccctcagccgctcctcacaggacctgtgctccagacccctcaccaactcCATTGCCcctctctggactcgctccagcaccttaatgcctttcctgtagtgaggggcc
Protein-coding sequences here:
- the CETP gene encoding cholesteryl ester transfer protein produces the protein MLWAGRMRLRTFRILVMLVHASAACEFGPFPYSVTGIVCRMTKPAALLLNQETARLIQAAFRNAKFPNITGERSMRLLGKVAYGLTNIQVNGLSIEQSEVELKENDAIHIAIKNVTAFFKGTLTYGYAGAWFLQLFHSVDFEIESSIDLEINIKLMCQKDQVAADASDCYLAFHKLTLHLQGDKDPGWLKQLFTDFISFTLKLVLKSEVCNEINFLAQVMANFVHDLAANFVQDEDIRLDISLASVPLIKANYLESHHKGLVLYKNYSDVFSDSVFSPSLLTESRMLYFWLSEHILNSLASAAFLDKRLGLTIGGEKLQALFEMEDTEAQRKAVQMIFQGTSYNDSVAKVWSLVHPQISVQPEGTVVKSLVGAEISIFPPGEEPLMVLYMEKEITVTIQAAYAEKKLILHPVDSRTEFKVFKCTADPSGNDPSVRNFLQTMISVVGIPEVISRIEPALTSLMNSKGLHLFEIRNPEIITRKGYVIVQLDFSFPNHLLLDFLEKRL